One segment of Natronosalvus halobius DNA contains the following:
- a CDS encoding S8 family serine peptidase, producing MSGSNGDKQRGTGFSRRTFVKATGVAVGAALAGGAATNTVGATDDIDPRFLNWRVLEARHAWDRGYRGRTDRTIALTDSGLDSRHPDLGPWNGVQAFVEDDQVKLTKPDENDLERVETGDAESFSGTMGPGTFVSGEEVYHEFTTPSGVEELDASLSWSPFVENTNDLEFRLDEYVDGQWETAARAASADMPETIRASVAPDRRYRFVAEAYINTLSEYEISGTYFAYEGERTTYDSSVVFEGTDGTPTADTPKTVGWYDAGSRYGFYERPRDENGHGTHCASIMGGSGRASAVDPDTVQTDEPRTALSAVTGNYLAYEVEADAGTGVFGSAYGELIEVLIEGPDGRTLERTTLDTDEGVQDNVTAVTPAEESGTYTVYVRTAEGELATSAYVDSVAAGAFIDPDKTAADRTGEHDGFHSGVAPNASLVCLQGLSGPTEDLGRHAEDFADLFNMRAVNMSWGYVGGLPLGAAAGTLDRIPARIKEIADAGVLSVAAAGNAATPANGNGSPAVADEAISVVATGPLDGISAYSSGGIGGIDEEDYDTYMKPDVTAPGGYVTDTANAADTGVADQPEDEQAPIRGYTGKAGTSMASPYTNGTAGLVAQAMEEDAPSSIALPEPAETDFDDVMRLKQVLLATASETALTAAPYHRAKAPTYDFGGRDPFEGYGRVNPGPAIDAVTRELSGTSSEVVGLNVPEDERAAAGYVQAGPGTVTANVQVSHLSGGDKGAAKGDPHIDLFVYDAANPADNGEPNVLGRAQGLDGTAETSVSFGRDAGEQTVFVVAKLVNVPSCVNGDDVQVHLDLSVDVEDGFFVDGTRDDDASVFTGGQTNHVELTANPSADAELRDVVPAEWDVLTEYSDDVTRVEEGEGVQYVYFGTAAADTDTSVEYFVEAPDELLLSDTYDFGPAEVDAGDGWVAVSGTSDSNVVVGQST from the coding sequence ATGTCAGGGAGTAACGGAGATAAGCAGAGGGGAACCGGGTTCTCACGTCGAACATTCGTCAAAGCGACCGGGGTCGCTGTAGGGGCGGCGCTGGCCGGTGGGGCAGCGACGAACACCGTAGGAGCGACCGACGACATCGATCCACGATTTCTCAACTGGCGGGTGCTCGAGGCGCGTCACGCCTGGGATCGAGGATATCGCGGTCGAACCGACCGGACGATTGCGCTAACTGATTCCGGCCTGGACTCGCGGCATCCGGATCTCGGGCCGTGGAACGGTGTCCAGGCGTTCGTCGAGGACGATCAGGTCAAACTCACGAAACCGGACGAGAACGACCTCGAGCGCGTCGAGACCGGCGACGCCGAGTCCTTTTCGGGAACGATGGGACCGGGGACGTTCGTCTCCGGCGAGGAGGTCTACCACGAGTTCACGACACCCAGCGGCGTCGAGGAACTGGACGCCTCGCTCTCGTGGTCGCCGTTCGTCGAGAACACCAACGACCTCGAGTTCCGACTCGACGAGTACGTCGACGGCCAGTGGGAGACCGCCGCGCGGGCCGCTTCGGCGGACATGCCGGAGACGATCCGGGCGTCGGTTGCGCCCGACCGGCGATACCGGTTCGTCGCCGAGGCGTACATCAACACGCTCTCGGAGTACGAGATTTCGGGCACGTACTTCGCGTACGAGGGCGAGCGAACGACCTACGACTCGAGCGTCGTCTTCGAGGGAACCGACGGCACGCCGACGGCCGACACCCCCAAGACGGTGGGCTGGTACGACGCCGGCTCTCGCTACGGGTTCTACGAACGACCGCGCGACGAGAACGGCCACGGGACCCACTGCGCGTCCATCATGGGCGGGAGCGGCCGGGCTAGTGCCGTCGACCCGGACACGGTCCAGACCGACGAACCTCGCACCGCGCTCTCGGCGGTGACCGGCAATTACCTCGCCTACGAGGTCGAGGCCGACGCCGGCACGGGGGTCTTCGGTTCCGCGTACGGCGAACTCATCGAGGTCCTGATCGAGGGACCCGACGGGCGAACGCTCGAGCGGACCACGCTCGACACCGACGAGGGTGTCCAGGACAACGTGACCGCGGTAACACCGGCCGAGGAATCGGGCACCTATACGGTATACGTTCGGACGGCCGAGGGCGAACTGGCGACGTCTGCGTACGTCGATTCCGTCGCTGCCGGTGCGTTCATCGACCCCGACAAGACCGCCGCCGACCGAACCGGCGAACACGATGGCTTCCACTCCGGTGTCGCGCCGAACGCGAGCCTCGTGTGCCTGCAGGGGCTCTCGGGTCCGACCGAGGACCTGGGTCGACACGCCGAGGACTTCGCCGACCTGTTCAACATGCGCGCGGTCAACATGTCCTGGGGCTACGTCGGCGGCCTGCCGCTGGGCGCAGCGGCGGGTACGCTCGACCGAATCCCGGCTCGAATCAAGGAAATCGCCGACGCGGGCGTGCTGTCGGTCGCGGCGGCGGGCAACGCTGCAACGCCGGCCAACGGGAACGGCTCGCCGGCTGTCGCGGACGAGGCGATTTCGGTCGTCGCGACCGGCCCGCTCGACGGTATTTCGGCGTACTCGAGCGGTGGTATCGGCGGCATCGACGAGGAGGACTACGACACGTACATGAAACCCGACGTCACCGCACCGGGCGGGTACGTGACGGATACAGCCAACGCGGCCGACACCGGCGTCGCGGATCAGCCGGAGGACGAACAGGCGCCGATCCGGGGCTACACCGGCAAGGCCGGCACGTCGATGGCCTCCCCGTACACGAACGGCACTGCCGGGCTGGTCGCCCAGGCGATGGAGGAGGACGCGCCCTCGAGCATCGCGCTGCCCGAACCCGCGGAGACGGACTTCGACGACGTGATGCGCCTCAAGCAGGTGCTGCTCGCCACCGCGTCGGAGACGGCGCTCACCGCTGCGCCGTACCACCGCGCGAAGGCACCGACGTACGACTTCGGCGGGCGGGACCCGTTCGAGGGGTACGGTCGCGTGAACCCCGGCCCGGCCATCGACGCCGTGACCCGAGAACTGTCGGGTACATCGAGCGAGGTCGTCGGCCTGAACGTCCCCGAAGACGAGCGCGCTGCAGCGGGCTACGTGCAGGCCGGACCGGGCACGGTCACCGCGAACGTCCAGGTCAGCCACCTTTCGGGCGGCGACAAGGGCGCGGCGAAGGGTGATCCGCACATCGACCTGTTCGTCTACGATGCCGCGAATCCGGCCGACAACGGCGAGCCGAACGTGCTTGGACGGGCCCAGGGGCTCGACGGAACCGCCGAGACGTCCGTCTCGTTCGGCCGCGACGCGGGCGAGCAGACGGTGTTCGTCGTCGCGAAACTGGTCAACGTTCCGAGTTGCGTCAACGGCGACGATGTGCAGGTCCACCTCGATCTCTCGGTGGACGTCGAAGACGGCTTCTTCGTCGACGGCACCCGCGACGACGACGCCAGCGTCTTCACGGGCGGCCAGACCAACCACGTCGAGTTGACCGCGAACCCGAGTGCCGACGCCGAACTCCGGGACGTCGTCCCCGCCGAGTGGGACGTTCTGACCGAGTACTCCGACGACGTCACCCGCGTCGAGGAGGGCGAGGGCGTCCAGTACGTCTACTTCGGGACGGCCGCGGCTGACACCGACACGTCGGTCGAGTACTTCGTCGAGGCGCCCGACGAACTGCTGCTGAGCGACACCTACGACTTCGGCCCTGCCGAGGTCGACGCAGGCGACGGTTGGGTCGCGGTTTCGGGAACGAGCGACTCGAATGTCGTCGTCGGTCAGAGCACCTAG
- a CDS encoding CehA/McbA family metallohydrolase yields the protein MLSVELHVHSSLSYDGRDPVEFILEQASAVGLDAIAITDHDEIAASLEAVERAPNYGLVGIPGMEISSKAGHILGFGIAEAVPPGLSYESTLEAIREQGGIAVVPHPFQESRHGVMARVSRADLAQADAIEVYNSRLLTGRANRQAERFARSRNLPMTAGSDAHIGEMVGQAVTRVDTDERSADAILEAIADGRTTIEGKRTPWHISFRQAAGGVKRRIKGGVFQLFR from the coding sequence GTGTTGTCGGTCGAACTCCACGTCCACTCGTCGCTCTCGTACGACGGCCGCGACCCGGTCGAGTTCATTCTCGAGCAAGCATCGGCCGTCGGCCTCGACGCCATCGCGATCACCGATCACGACGAAATCGCCGCGAGCCTCGAGGCCGTCGAACGGGCCCCGAACTACGGCCTCGTTGGCATTCCAGGCATGGAGATTTCGAGCAAAGCGGGCCACATTCTCGGATTCGGCATCGCCGAGGCCGTCCCGCCGGGGCTCTCCTATGAGTCCACCCTCGAGGCGATCCGTGAGCAAGGCGGCATCGCCGTCGTCCCCCACCCGTTCCAGGAATCCCGACACGGCGTGATGGCCCGGGTATCGCGCGCCGACCTCGCACAGGCGGACGCGATCGAAGTCTACAACTCCCGCCTGTTGACCGGACGGGCGAACCGCCAGGCCGAACGCTTCGCGCGCTCTCGAAACCTGCCGATGACCGCCGGGAGCGACGCCCACATCGGCGAGATGGTCGGCCAGGCGGTCACGCGCGTCGACACCGACGAGCGTTCGGCCGACGCGATCCTGGAGGCCATCGCCGACGGACGGACGACGATCGAGGGGAAGCGAACGCCCTGGCACATCAGCTTCCGCCAGGCCGCCGGCGGCGTCAAGCGCCGGATCAAGGGCGGGGTCTTTCAGCTGTTTCGATGA